Proteins encoded together in one Prevotella scopos JCM 17725 window:
- a CDS encoding porin family protein, with protein sequence MKRIAILIVLVTSTLVSIAQNKPGTWSVTPHVGVSFSSLLGGSGIYEITDNEVAEVKPYTLLGFIGGADVMYQASDVVGVSAGLSFVQAGCKFKDDKGKNSVVYNRNLRMNYVAMPILIHSYLLPGFLVKAGVEPTLLLGAKSHEVQQSFDVDREGKKSNFSEDEFTIDIKKRMRKIGLSIPIGVSYEYKNVVLGALYHVGVFNIYKEGNSARKRVIEMSVGYKFNL encoded by the coding sequence ATGAAACGAATAGCTATTCTAATCGTATTAGTTACATCAACTTTGGTATCAATAGCACAGAATAAGCCGGGTACATGGTCAGTAACACCGCATGTGGGAGTGTCATTTTCTTCTTTATTAGGTGGGTCCGGTATTTATGAAATTACTGATAATGAGGTTGCGGAGGTTAAGCCCTATACATTATTAGGCTTTATTGGCGGAGCAGATGTGATGTATCAAGCATCAGATGTTGTTGGCGTTTCAGCCGGTTTATCTTTTGTTCAAGCAGGTTGTAAGTTTAAAGATGATAAAGGGAAGAACTCTGTAGTATATAATCGTAATTTGCGAATGAATTATGTTGCTATGCCGATTTTAATCCATAGTTATCTATTACCAGGATTTTTAGTAAAGGCAGGTGTAGAGCCAACTTTGTTACTTGGTGCAAAAAGTCATGAAGTACAACAGTCGTTTGATGTGGATAGAGAGGGTAAAAAGTCTAACTTCTCTGAGGATGAGTTTACCATTGATATAAAGAAAAGGATGCGCAAGATTGGTCTTTCTATACCTATTGGCGTAAGCTATGAGTACAAGAATGTTGTTTTAGGAGCATTATATCATGTGGGCGTATTTAATATTTACAAGGAAGGCAACTCTGCTCGTAAGAGGGTAATTGAGATGTCGGTAGGTTATAAATTTAATCTTTAA